The following coding sequences lie in one Synechococcus sp. CC9902 genomic window:
- a CDS encoding DNA polymerase III subunit delta' translates to MSELFDGLVGQPLAVHLLEAALQQNRLAPAYLFAGPDGVGRRFAALRFLEGVLSGGVGCDRARRRLEERNHPDLIWVEPTFQHQGRLLTRDEAVDAGMSRRTPPQLRLEQIRGVSRALARQPVESTRGMVVIESAEAMAEAAANALLKTLEEPGHGLLILLTAAPERLLSTIRSRCQLIRFVRLDVPSVSQVLHRLDAVEHDPPELLAMAAGSPGALLEHRSRWAALPTELMPRLRHLPNEPMHALALARDVCEALDGEQQLWLIDWWQQALWATSGDVHSLKRLETLRRQLLSFVQPRLAWEVALLDLTADSTAAPA, encoded by the coding sequence GTGAGTGAATTGTTTGATGGCTTGGTGGGGCAGCCGTTAGCCGTTCATTTGCTTGAAGCGGCCCTGCAACAGAACCGACTTGCCCCCGCTTACCTGTTCGCTGGGCCCGACGGGGTAGGACGACGTTTTGCGGCCCTGCGTTTCCTCGAGGGAGTGTTGAGTGGGGGGGTGGGTTGTGATCGTGCAAGGCGGCGTCTTGAGGAGCGCAATCATCCAGACCTGATCTGGGTTGAGCCCACCTTTCAGCATCAAGGTCGTCTTCTCACGCGCGATGAGGCAGTTGATGCTGGAATGAGTCGTCGAACGCCACCTCAGTTGCGGCTCGAGCAGATTCGTGGCGTGAGTCGTGCACTTGCTCGCCAGCCTGTGGAATCCACTCGTGGAATGGTGGTGATTGAATCTGCCGAAGCAATGGCGGAAGCCGCGGCGAATGCTTTGCTCAAAACGTTGGAGGAGCCTGGCCACGGATTGTTGATCCTATTAACGGCTGCGCCTGAACGCCTTCTCAGCACGATCCGTTCTCGTTGCCAGTTGATTCGGTTTGTCCGGCTCGATGTTCCGTCGGTTTCTCAGGTGTTGCATCGTTTGGATGCTGTCGAACACGATCCGCCGGAGCTCTTGGCTATGGCGGCGGGTTCTCCTGGGGCGTTACTGGAGCATCGGAGTCGCTGGGCAGCTCTCCCGACGGAATTGATGCCTCGTCTGCGGCATTTGCCCAATGAACCGATGCATGCCCTCGCTTTGGCACGGGACGTTTGCGAGGCGTTGGATGGCGAACAGCAACTGTGGCTCATCGATTGGTGGCAACAAGCGTTATGGGCGACTTCTGGAGACGTTCACTCCCTGAAACGCCTGGAGACATTGCGGCGTCAGCTGTTGTCGTTTGTCCAGCCGCGACTGGCCTGGGAAGTTGCCTTGTTGGATCTCACTGCAGATTCAACAGCTGCCCCGGCCTGA
- a CDS encoding response regulator transcription factor codes for MKPCILLIEDDQDMRDLVSGHLEHSGFDVQRADDGIKGQALALQYTPDLILLDLMLPKVDGLTLCQRLRRDERTAGIPILMLTALGGTKDKVSGFNSGADDYLTKPFDLEELQVRIKALLRRSDRAPLGASNQNEILSYGPLTLVPERFEAIWFDSPVRLTHLEFELLHCLLQRHGQTVAPSLILKEVWGYEPDDDIETIRVHVRHLRTKLEPDPRKPRFIKTVYGAGYCLELPTGGQLDDVVSLAREERKQQGDRATA; via the coding sequence ATGAAGCCCTGCATCCTGTTGATCGAAGACGACCAGGACATGCGCGACCTGGTGAGCGGCCATCTAGAGCACAGCGGCTTCGATGTTCAGCGCGCAGACGACGGCATCAAAGGCCAAGCACTGGCACTTCAGTACACACCAGATTTAATCCTTCTCGACTTGATGCTGCCCAAAGTGGACGGCCTCACCCTGTGTCAACGCTTGCGTCGAGACGAACGAACTGCAGGCATTCCAATTTTGATGCTCACTGCTCTTGGTGGAACCAAAGACAAAGTGAGCGGTTTCAACTCTGGTGCCGACGATTACCTCACCAAACCGTTCGATCTCGAAGAACTTCAAGTTCGAATCAAGGCACTGCTTCGCCGGAGTGATCGTGCTCCATTGGGTGCCAGCAATCAGAACGAAATCCTCAGCTACGGCCCTCTCACTCTTGTGCCAGAGCGGTTTGAAGCGATCTGGTTCGATAGTCCAGTTCGGTTAACTCACCTGGAATTCGAGTTGCTGCATTGCCTCCTTCAGCGCCACGGACAAACAGTGGCCCCATCATTGATTCTGAAGGAAGTTTGGGGATACGAACCCGACGACGATATCGAAACGATCCGCGTACACGTCAGACACCTACGCACCAAGCTCGAGCCCGATCCCCGCAAACCTCGGTTCATCAAAACGGTGTATGGGGCCGGCTATTGCCTAGAGCTTCCCACTGGTGGACAACTTGATGATGTGGTCTCGCTTGCGCGGGAAGAGCGCAAACAGCAAGGCGACCGCGCTACCGCTTAG
- a CDS encoding ABC transporter ATP-binding protein gives MSPDQGHAELHVDSVSHRWQNGDRVLNRCNLTIQRPGLWMLVGSNGSGKSTLFRLIAGLLEPQAGSIECKQRAALVFQNPDHQLLLPSCGSDLLLGIRSNQSMDQRRQRVEACLNQLGLHGLATRPIHTLSGGQKQRLAIAGALASNAGLLLLDEPTALLDPQSQRAVLSAVHTLCHHPTRPITALWITHRLEELNEADGAAQMHHGRIGPWNTGKELRQRLQSGRSDR, from the coding sequence TTGAGTCCTGATCAAGGACACGCCGAACTTCACGTCGATTCAGTCAGCCATCGCTGGCAAAATGGTGATCGTGTTCTGAATCGCTGCAACCTGACAATCCAAAGGCCTGGCCTTTGGATGTTGGTGGGCAGCAATGGAAGCGGCAAAAGCACGTTATTTCGCTTGATCGCTGGCTTGCTTGAGCCGCAAGCTGGATCCATTGAATGCAAACAGCGTGCTGCGTTGGTTTTTCAAAACCCTGATCACCAATTACTCCTACCCAGTTGCGGTAGCGACCTTTTATTGGGGATCCGATCCAATCAATCGATGGATCAACGGCGGCAGAGGGTGGAAGCCTGCCTAAATCAATTGGGGCTCCATGGCCTAGCAACCAGACCCATCCATACCCTCAGCGGTGGGCAGAAACAACGGCTGGCCATCGCGGGCGCCCTGGCCAGCAACGCAGGCCTTCTCCTCTTAGACGAACCCACCGCTCTGCTTGACCCACAAAGCCAGCGCGCCGTCCTTTCGGCAGTCCATACCCTTTGCCATCACCCGACCAGACCAATCACCGCCCTTTGGATTACCCATCGACTGGAGGAACTCAATGAGGCCGACGGTGCAGCGCAAATGCACCATGGACGTATTGGCCCTTGGAACACTGGGAAAGAACTTCGCCAACGCTTGCAGTCTGGGAGGTCTGACAGGTAA
- the psbD gene encoding photosystem II D2 protein (photosystem q(a) protein), producing the protein MTIAVGRAPQRGWFDVLDDWLKRDRFVFIGWSGLLLLPTAYMAIGGWLTGTTFVTSWYTHGIASSYLEGCNFLTAAVSTPADAMGHSLLLLWGPEAQGDFVRWCQLGGLWAFVALHGAFALIGFMLRQFEIARLVGIRPYNAIAFSGPIAVFVSVFLMYPLGQSSWFFAPSFGVAAIFRFLLFLQGFHNWTLNPFHMMGVAGILGGALLCAIHGATVENTLFEDGEQANTFKAFEPTQEEETYSMVTANRFWSQIFGIAFSNKRWLHFFMLFVPVMGLWTSSIGIIGLALNLRAYDFVSQEIRAAEDPEFETFYTKNILLNEGLRAWMAPADQPHENFVFPEEVLPRGNAL; encoded by the coding sequence ATGACAATTGCTGTAGGACGCGCGCCTCAGCGGGGATGGTTTGACGTCCTCGATGACTGGCTCAAGCGCGACCGCTTCGTATTCATCGGCTGGTCTGGCCTACTTCTGCTCCCGACGGCCTACATGGCTATCGGTGGCTGGCTGACCGGCACCACATTTGTCACCTCCTGGTACACCCACGGCATCGCGTCGTCGTACCTCGAAGGTTGCAACTTCCTCACCGCTGCTGTTTCGACCCCCGCTGACGCGATGGGTCACAGCTTGCTGCTGCTCTGGGGCCCAGAAGCCCAGGGCGATTTTGTCCGCTGGTGTCAACTCGGCGGCCTCTGGGCTTTTGTTGCCCTGCACGGTGCTTTCGCACTGATCGGCTTCATGCTGCGTCAGTTCGAAATTGCTCGTCTCGTCGGCATTCGTCCCTACAACGCCATTGCCTTCTCCGGCCCGATTGCGGTGTTCGTCAGTGTTTTCCTGATGTACCCCCTCGGCCAGAGCAGCTGGTTCTTCGCGCCATCCTTCGGTGTGGCAGCGATCTTCCGCTTCCTCCTCTTCTTGCAGGGCTTCCACAACTGGACGCTGAACCCCTTCCACATGATGGGAGTGGCCGGCATCTTGGGCGGCGCTCTGTTGTGTGCCATTCACGGTGCAACCGTGGAAAACACACTGTTCGAGGATGGTGAGCAAGCGAACACCTTTAAGGCGTTCGAACCCACCCAGGAAGAAGAGACCTATTCCATGGTCACCGCCAACCGCTTCTGGAGCCAAATCTTCGGAATTGCGTTCTCCAACAAGCGCTGGCTGCACTTCTTCATGCTGTTCGTGCCAGTGATGGGCCTCTGGACTAGCTCCATCGGCATCATCGGTCTGGCCCTCAACCTGCGCGCCTATGACTTCGTGTCACAGGAAATCCGCGCTGCTGAGGACCCCGAATTTGAGACCTTCTACACCAAGAACATTCTTCTGAATGAAGGTCTGCGTGCCTGGATGGCACCGGCTGACCAGCCGCATGAAAACTTCGTCTTCCCTGAAGAGGTTCTGCCCCGCGGTAACGCTCTCTAA
- a CDS encoding membrane protein produces the protein MTTHKLRAILLYISGTLFAAHLVGEIGIYAFDADKNWLLPFNMDREFNIPTLFSSTIMLACAYILNEIKKVSEKLPSKDWRLLSKIFIFLAIDEFFQIHEIFIIPDLRPYLSPALGSTWVMPYTALVIYLGWRFSKFLRSLEKYTRQKFLQSAGIFLSGAIGMEMVGSYLVRAGIIRLHSIWYGSITGLEELLELLGLIIFLTALANHLIEKNGAIYLRATITE, from the coding sequence ATGACGACACACAAACTCAGAGCAATCCTGCTTTACATCAGTGGCACTCTCTTTGCCGCTCACCTGGTGGGCGAGATTGGTATCTATGCCTTTGATGCCGATAAAAACTGGCTTCTTCCATTCAACATGGACCGCGAGTTCAACATACCGACTTTATTTTCCAGCACAATCATGCTGGCCTGTGCATACATACTGAACGAAATCAAAAAAGTCTCAGAAAAACTACCATCCAAAGATTGGCGACTTCTTAGCAAGATTTTTATCTTTCTTGCCATCGATGAATTCTTTCAAATCCATGAGATTTTCATCATTCCAGACTTAAGGCCTTATCTGTCGCCAGCATTGGGATCAACCTGGGTGATGCCTTATACAGCCCTTGTGATCTACCTGGGCTGGAGGTTTAGCAAATTTTTACGCTCTCTCGAAAAATACACGCGTCAAAAGTTTCTACAATCCGCCGGCATCTTTTTAAGTGGCGCCATCGGGATGGAAATGGTGGGAAGCTACTTAGTTCGAGCTGGAATCATTCGATTGCATAGCATCTGGTACGGATCAATTACAGGCTTAGAAGAATTACTCGAACTTCTAGGACTCATCATATTCCTAACTGCCCTTGCAAACCATTTAATCGAAAAGAATGGAGCTATTTATTTACGCGCAACAATTACCGAATGA
- a CDS encoding DUF2079 domain-containing protein, which produces MAVRLTPHRSTPTALWWCSAVLGLLGWGCSALRHHLLQSNAYDLGLFDQWAWLIGRGLEPVSSMEHVHVLADHGAWLLYGAGAAYGLLPGVHWLFASQAIALSFTAIPIWWLGQQAGLSPKHCWLACALWWLQPVVFNTILFDFHPETWVMPAFALALWAERAEKPRLWFALLLLMLGARDGLILVIAGMALDLGWRQRWRWCAAAGGLSTGWLFILSQRLYPLLRGGSGPKAAERMFGHLGDGFLSLLSSLEWGEIAFYLLILSLPLGWLWRRSSRSTLLIGSPLLLVNLLSASASYRTLVHHYSLPLALIAVVAAIRGGLQSPSRRGIPTWGLIWATACWLALAKPWFFTGPYLERQSDLEDVRDAIALIKPNDSVLTTSYLVPQLSQRSTIAFPKRSSRGPLAETSWSVLLLNPKDPGWGSSARVQRSLLDQAQANGWSCQHWPSSLSICQKVETEPNISKR; this is translated from the coding sequence TTGGCAGTGCGATTGACACCCCATCGCAGCACTCCAACAGCACTTTGGTGGTGTTCCGCAGTCCTGGGCTTATTGGGTTGGGGTTGTTCTGCACTGCGCCATCACCTACTTCAGAGCAATGCCTATGACCTTGGTCTTTTTGATCAATGGGCCTGGCTGATTGGGCGTGGACTCGAGCCTGTGTCGTCCATGGAACACGTGCATGTGTTAGCTGACCATGGCGCTTGGCTGCTTTATGGAGCTGGGGCGGCCTATGGCCTTCTGCCGGGCGTGCATTGGCTCTTCGCCTCACAAGCCATCGCCCTGAGTTTCACCGCAATTCCAATCTGGTGGCTCGGCCAGCAAGCGGGACTCTCACCAAAACACTGTTGGCTCGCTTGTGCACTTTGGTGGCTGCAACCGGTTGTGTTCAACACAATCTTGTTTGATTTCCACCCTGAAACATGGGTCATGCCCGCTTTTGCCCTTGCGCTTTGGGCTGAACGCGCCGAAAAACCACGGCTCTGGTTCGCCCTACTCCTACTCATGCTGGGCGCCCGAGACGGTCTCATCCTGGTGATCGCCGGTATGGCCCTTGACTTGGGATGGCGTCAACGCTGGCGCTGGTGCGCAGCTGCAGGGGGACTATCCACCGGATGGCTTTTCATCCTGAGCCAAAGGCTTTATCCCTTGCTCCGAGGTGGGAGCGGCCCGAAGGCTGCCGAACGCATGTTCGGACATCTCGGCGATGGATTTTTAAGCCTTCTCAGCAGCCTTGAATGGGGAGAAATCGCCTTCTATCTGCTGATTCTCAGCCTGCCATTGGGCTGGCTATGGCGCCGGTCGTCACGATCAACCTTGCTGATCGGAAGTCCACTTCTACTGGTGAATCTGCTCTCAGCATCGGCAAGTTATCGCACCTTGGTGCACCACTACAGCTTGCCCTTGGCCCTAATTGCTGTAGTAGCAGCCATCCGAGGAGGGCTCCAATCACCTTCTCGTCGCGGTATTCCGACTTGGGGCTTGATTTGGGCCACAGCCTGCTGGCTCGCCCTGGCAAAACCTTGGTTTTTCACCGGTCCATATCTTGAGCGGCAATCTGATCTTGAAGACGTCAGAGATGCCATTGCACTGATCAAACCAAACGATTCCGTACTAACCACCAGTTACTTGGTTCCCCAGCTCAGCCAACGCTCAACCATCGCATTTCCAAAACGATCCTCCCGAGGCCCTCTCGCCGAAACGAGCTGGTCGGTTCTACTCCTGAATCCAAAAGACCCGGGCTGGGGATCATCGGCGCGGGTGCAACGATCACTCCTTGACCAAGCCCAAGCCAATGGATGGAGCTGCCAACACTGGCCCTCAAGCCTCAGCATCTGCCAAAAAGTTGAGACTGAGCCAAACATCTCCAAACGATGA
- a CDS encoding ArnT family glycosyltransferase, translating into MKRPLQGRRWVTPILLWIITLCLWLPGLGNLPLRDWDEGRVATVARSTTGLLPMKWERSYLNKPPGLHWPMGQLIRSKGEQESVVRLLPALTSSLAIPLIVLLRRNLGGQGHDQSALLAGVVLMTLLPMARHGRLAMLDGTLVSCSLLLWWGWLGCKASSGRALAAGLACSGVLLLKPPALLGFGVIALLAGGCRLHPTGRRWWALIVGLLPGAGWHLWHWFARGEEAFLMWGGQGFARLTTTVGDGFGWWTPWAELLEGGWPWLLLLPAGISWAWTHRKEKAGRWQLVLLIGSAVMVLPLRTQLPWYSHLLWPPIALMCAEGLHKLLDEGRPRWVSQTWQVMGGILVIIGCVVIVNQSSTIPGLSLVLAGLGIAAGGRTLQAKAKRRRLQGLGLLVIGWGLALLALWNSQLWLWELNESWDPRPVAAAIKTLPSEAKVFLKGPTRPSLGWYANKELGRFRQNDRPDEEHWVVSNRPIPGCRRHDQIVEGGWQLWQCD; encoded by the coding sequence ATGAAACGTCCGCTGCAAGGCCGGCGCTGGGTGACGCCAATTCTTCTGTGGATCATCACTCTCTGCCTCTGGCTGCCGGGTCTCGGCAACTTGCCACTCCGGGATTGGGATGAAGGACGGGTCGCGACGGTGGCACGTTCCACCACAGGGTTGCTTCCGATGAAATGGGAGCGGTCGTATCTCAACAAACCGCCAGGCCTGCATTGGCCGATGGGCCAACTCATTCGAAGCAAGGGTGAGCAGGAAAGCGTTGTGAGGCTTTTACCAGCCCTCACATCCAGTCTGGCGATCCCCCTGATCGTGCTACTTCGACGGAACCTGGGGGGACAGGGGCATGATCAATCCGCCCTGCTGGCAGGGGTGGTGCTGATGACGCTGTTGCCGATGGCTCGCCATGGACGACTCGCCATGCTCGATGGCACCTTGGTCAGCTGCAGTCTTTTGCTCTGGTGGGGCTGGCTGGGCTGCAAGGCATCGTCCGGTCGAGCGTTAGCCGCAGGATTGGCATGTAGCGGCGTCCTTCTGCTGAAGCCCCCCGCACTTTTGGGATTCGGTGTGATCGCCCTGTTGGCGGGAGGTTGCCGCCTCCACCCCACAGGACGTCGATGGTGGGCATTGATCGTTGGGCTCCTACCCGGCGCGGGCTGGCACCTTTGGCATTGGTTCGCTCGCGGTGAGGAAGCTTTTTTGATGTGGGGAGGACAGGGTTTTGCCCGACTCACCACAACAGTGGGAGATGGCTTCGGTTGGTGGACGCCCTGGGCAGAACTCCTAGAGGGTGGATGGCCCTGGCTGCTGCTTCTTCCCGCTGGGATCAGTTGGGCTTGGACTCATCGAAAAGAAAAAGCAGGCCGCTGGCAATTGGTCCTGCTGATCGGTAGCGCAGTGATGGTGTTACCTCTACGCACTCAGCTCCCCTGGTACAGCCATCTGTTATGGCCACCGATCGCCTTGATGTGTGCCGAAGGGTTGCACAAGCTGCTGGACGAGGGACGTCCCCGTTGGGTCTCTCAGACTTGGCAGGTGATGGGAGGCATTCTCGTCATCATCGGCTGCGTTGTGATCGTCAACCAAAGCAGCACAATCCCTGGCCTCAGCCTTGTACTTGCTGGCCTTGGGATCGCAGCTGGCGGACGGACGCTGCAAGCCAAAGCAAAACGACGCCGCCTTCAAGGGTTGGGGCTTCTTGTGATCGGCTGGGGGTTGGCGCTGCTAGCGCTGTGGAACAGCCAACTTTGGCTATGGGAACTCAATGAAAGCTGGGATCCCAGGCCTGTGGCCGCAGCAATCAAAACCTTGCCCTCAGAAGCGAAGGTGTTCTTGAAGGGGCCAACCCGTCCCTCCCTCGGTTGGTATGCCAACAAAGAGCTCGGCCGGTTTCGCCAAAACGATCGTCCAGATGAAGAGCATTGGGTGGTGAGCAACCGTCCAATTCCTGGATGTCGACGACATGATCAAATCGTCGAAGGGGGATGGCAGCTTTGGCAGTGCGATTGA
- a CDS encoding DUF2079 domain-containing protein, producing MHQRPFISRRILLVAGVFSLSLLALQGWRSWVLLASYDQGIFQQVLWNSLHGHWFESTLSSQLSTNVIHDGALPSIGYARLGQHFTPTLLIWAPLVGLIGGAALPLVQVGLITAAGLVLHRLANQLVPERTADWIAYGYFAGNALIGPTLGNFTDLCQLPLAVFSLLLGLQEKRRWLVVLSALLMPLIREDTGVLLVAIGAWLLVREQQRWPLALALIAWGGGWVMACTNLLMPMFSDDNAKRFMVENFGQYLGADHAKGSSSLGTLRQVLSQPSLLLQQLVDPPGQTLLYLLGQGLPFLFIPLISLDTALLAGPSLLGLFLAQGANDPLSITIRYTLLVVPGFALGALFWWARRPNPNLGSKVRLAWGCALTLSLLLTVSSNPHRSLSALIPDSIDPWVHSGWSDQWAHGKAAREALQVIPATASVAANTPLIPLIARRSVVVRFPFSTDFQDREGTVKAVDWIAIDLDFLNRYGVAFRGDWKQLRNSKRWIENNRDTHNVQALNDGVVVMKRTTNPEADHNLKLENALDDLLAAPLPNDPKRRSKP from the coding sequence GTGCATCAACGGCCGTTCATATCTCGACGGATTCTTCTCGTGGCAGGAGTGTTTTCGTTGAGTCTGCTTGCCCTGCAGGGCTGGCGTTCATGGGTGCTACTCGCGAGCTACGACCAGGGAATCTTTCAACAAGTGCTGTGGAACAGCCTGCATGGGCACTGGTTTGAAAGCACCCTCTCCTCTCAGCTCTCCACCAACGTGATCCATGACGGCGCCCTGCCTTCGATCGGCTACGCACGCCTTGGTCAACATTTCACACCAACCTTGTTGATTTGGGCTCCCTTGGTGGGGCTCATCGGCGGCGCGGCCCTTCCCTTGGTTCAGGTGGGCCTAATCACGGCCGCTGGACTTGTGCTTCATCGGCTGGCGAATCAGCTTGTCCCAGAACGCACAGCCGATTGGATCGCCTACGGCTATTTCGCCGGTAATGCCTTAATCGGCCCGACGCTCGGCAATTTTACGGACCTCTGCCAATTGCCCTTGGCGGTGTTTTCACTTCTGCTCGGCTTACAGGAAAAGCGGCGGTGGTTGGTGGTGCTTTCAGCCTTGTTGATGCCCCTGATCCGCGAAGACACCGGGGTTCTTTTGGTAGCCATTGGAGCCTGGCTCCTAGTGCGTGAGCAACAACGTTGGCCGCTTGCTTTGGCCTTGATCGCCTGGGGTGGAGGTTGGGTGATGGCATGCACCAACCTGCTGATGCCGATGTTCTCCGACGACAATGCCAAGCGCTTCATGGTGGAGAACTTTGGCCAGTACCTCGGTGCAGACCATGCAAAAGGCAGTAGCAGCCTTGGAACACTGCGACAGGTTTTAAGCCAGCCCTCCCTGCTGCTTCAACAGTTAGTAGACCCGCCGGGTCAAACCCTTCTTTATCTGCTCGGACAAGGGCTGCCCTTTCTGTTCATCCCCTTAATCAGCCTGGATACGGCGCTGTTAGCAGGGCCAAGCCTGCTCGGTCTCTTCCTTGCCCAAGGGGCCAACGATCCCTTATCGATCACGATCCGCTACACCCTGCTTGTGGTGCCAGGGTTTGCCCTAGGAGCCCTGTTTTGGTGGGCACGTCGGCCGAATCCAAACCTTGGGTCCAAGGTTCGTCTGGCCTGGGGTTGTGCGTTAACCCTCTCGCTTCTGCTGACGGTTAGCAGCAATCCCCACAGAAGCCTGTCCGCCTTAATCCCCGACAGCATTGATCCGTGGGTTCACAGTGGTTGGTCAGACCAGTGGGCTCACGGCAAGGCCGCTCGAGAAGCCCTGCAAGTGATTCCTGCTACGGCCTCTGTTGCAGCAAACACACCACTGATTCCGCTGATTGCTCGGCGGTCGGTCGTGGTGCGATTTCCCTTCAGCACAGACTTTCAAGACAGAGAAGGTACGGTGAAAGCGGTGGATTGGATCGCAATTGATCTTGATTTTTTAAACCGCTATGGCGTCGCTTTCCGGGGAGATTGGAAGCAACTTCGCAACAGCAAACGCTGGATCGAAAACAACCGAGACACTCACAACGTTCAAGCTTTGAACGATGGCGTTGTTGTGATGAAACGGACTACCAACCCTGAAGCAGACCACAACCTGAAGCTTGAAAACGCTCTAGACGATCTTCTGGCAGCACCACTTCCCAACGATCCCAAACGGCGTTCCAAACCATGA
- a CDS encoding iron uptake porin, translating to MKLFQQMLVAPAALGLLASGANAAELNINGVSDYAASADQVTSVTQFSDVYPTDWAYQALSNLVEQYGCVAGYPNGTFRGNRAMTRYEAAALLNACLDRVTEVTDELRRLLKEFETELAILRGRVDGLEARVGELEATQFSTTTKLKGSTHWVLGAAKYHGEGSKAEATANGGTSFSYDLRLALETSFTGKDSLVTRLRSGNMNNIYGGNGVGLFGQEYGVNTDNAVVIDRLFYSFPLGDEFTIVGGPRVRMDNMLPVWPSAYPSDMTMDFFTYAGAPGAYNLALGGGAGIYWQTEGGFSVSTSYLSTDAELSDPNAGGLLTDAAGTSATTQIAYAPENWGIAGAFTYASGGEGGGALYGGNGTPGAVALSGSGNTYSYGLSAWWMPEDSGLIPSISAGWGLTDIPDPSISGVKEATTQSWYVGLEWSDVFVEGNSLGMAVGQPTFISDVDTKKGVDDFVAGSGYAWEFFYKFQVTDNITVTPAIHYLSKPYASQDSDGLNAMSGLIKTTFKF from the coding sequence ATGAAGCTTTTCCAGCAAATGCTGGTGGCTCCTGCCGCCCTGGGCCTTCTGGCCTCCGGCGCCAATGCCGCCGAGCTCAACATCAACGGCGTTTCTGACTACGCGGCTTCTGCCGACCAAGTCACCAGCGTTACCCAATTCTCCGACGTTTACCCAACTGACTGGGCCTATCAGGCGCTCAGCAACTTGGTTGAGCAGTACGGCTGCGTCGCTGGTTACCCCAACGGCACCTTCCGCGGCAACCGGGCGATGACCCGTTACGAGGCTGCAGCACTGCTGAACGCATGTCTCGACCGCGTCACTGAAGTGACCGACGAACTGCGTCGCCTTCTCAAAGAATTCGAAACCGAACTCGCCATCCTCCGCGGACGCGTTGACGGCCTCGAAGCTCGTGTTGGCGAACTGGAAGCAACCCAGTTCTCCACCACCACCAAGCTCAAGGGCAGCACGCACTGGGTTCTTGGCGCTGCCAAGTACCACGGCGAAGGAAGCAAGGCCGAGGCAACTGCTAACGGCGGTACATCCTTCAGTTACGACCTCCGTCTTGCTCTTGAGACCAGCTTCACCGGCAAAGACAGCTTGGTAACGCGTCTGCGCTCCGGCAACATGAACAACATCTACGGCGGCAACGGCGTCGGTTTGTTCGGTCAGGAGTACGGCGTTAACACTGATAACGCTGTCGTCATCGACCGTTTGTTCTATAGCTTCCCCCTCGGTGACGAGTTCACCATCGTTGGTGGCCCTCGCGTCCGTATGGACAACATGCTGCCTGTGTGGCCAAGCGCCTATCCGTCAGATATGACGATGGACTTCTTCACCTACGCCGGTGCGCCTGGTGCTTACAACCTCGCCCTCGGCGGTGGTGCAGGTATCTACTGGCAGACCGAAGGTGGTTTCAGCGTTTCCACCAGCTACCTTTCAACAGATGCTGAACTCAGCGACCCCAATGCGGGTGGTTTGCTGACAGATGCGGCAGGTACAAGCGCCACAACTCAGATCGCTTATGCGCCTGAGAATTGGGGTATTGCTGGTGCATTCACTTATGCCTCCGGTGGAGAGGGCGGTGGTGCCCTTTATGGCGGTAATGGCACTCCTGGCGCTGTTGCTCTTTCTGGTTCCGGCAACACATACAGCTATGGCCTAAGTGCTTGGTGGATGCCAGAGGATTCTGGATTGATTCCTTCCATTAGTGCTGGTTGGGGCTTGACGGATATTCCTGATCCCTCCATCAGCGGAGTGAAGGAGGCAACCACACAGTCCTGGTATGTCGGCTTGGAGTGGAGTGATGTGTTTGTTGAGGGCAACTCCCTCGGTATGGCGGTTGGTCAGCCCACGTTTATCTCCGACGTAGACACCAAGAAGGGCGTTGATGATTTCGTCGCTGGCTCAGGCTACGCCTGGGAATTCTTCTACAAGTTCCAGGTCACCGACAACATCACCGTGACTCCTGCCATTCACTATCTGAGCAAGCCTTACGCAAGCCAGGATTCCGATGGCCTCAACGCTATGAGCGGCCTGATCAAAACTACCTTCAAGTTCTGA